In Nitrosopumilus sp., one DNA window encodes the following:
- a CDS encoding IS5 family transposase translates to MVDYDGFKRITGTKIHVAVNQNGLPISIIIDSANKHDSTKLVDVMENISDHLDNSSIEKIKSVYADKGYDSKTIRDYLEGRHITPCIPHRNFKTKTVHHANYNKTRYVVERFFTWLKNGFHRIRIRYERIAENYLAFVNIASIMMYWRVLG, encoded by the coding sequence ATAGTTGATTATGATGGATTCAAAAGAATTACAGGCACAAAGATACATGTTGCAGTTAATCAAAATGGATTGCCAATATCTATAATTATTGATTCTGCAAACAAGCATGATTCCACAAAACTAGTTGACGTGATGGAAAACATTTCTGATCATCTGGATAACAGTTCGATAGAGAAAATTAAATCAGTCTATGCAGACAAGGGTTATGATTCCAAAACCATTAGAGATTATTTGGAAGGCAGACACATTACACCATGCATTCCACATAGAAATTTTAAAACAAAAACAGTTCACCATGCAAATTACAACAAGACTCGTTACGTTGTAGAAAGATTCTTTACTTGGTTGAAGAATGGATTCCATAGAATTAGAATCAGATATGAAAGAATAGCCGAGAATTATCTTGCGTTTGTTAACATTGCGTCAATTATGATGTATTGGAGAGTTTTAGGATGA
- a CDS encoding transposase: MQFTELTDKQWNMILKYIPKPAHTGRPRCDDRKTINGIIYVLIAGCRWSEIPKQYGSKSTAHLRLQEWQEQGIWKDILSAAIKSAHKSGKLNLQKISVDSSTIPAKKRET; the protein is encoded by the coding sequence ATGCAATTTACAGAATTGACAGACAAGCAATGGAATATGATTTTAAAATATATTCCAAAACCAGCACATACTGGAAGGCCTAGATGTGATGATAGAAAGACTATCAATGGAATAATTTACGTTTTGATTGCAGGATGCAGATGGAGCGAGATACCAAAACAATATGGTTCAAAATCTACGGCACATCTCAGATTACAAGAATGGCAAGAGCAAGGAATCTGGAAAGATATTCTGTCTGCAGCAATCAAATCTGCACATAAATCTGGAAAGCTAAATCTACAAAAAATATCAGTTGATTCATCTACAATCCCTGCCAAAAAAAGGGAAACATAG